The following are from one region of the Paenibacillus sp. JZ16 genome:
- a CDS encoding VOC family protein — translation MAKLTPYIFSEDAKAQAEFYTQALGGEILSVQTHGEIPGTKEELKDKVMHLSLVAGGIPIFMSDSIFQTLERGNGIHLSLSFESDAEAHEAFDRLAQGGKVLDPLKTQFWGALFGLLEDKFGVLWQVTTEVQGN, via the coding sequence GTGGCTAAACTGACACCGTATATTTTCTCTGAGGATGCAAAAGCACAGGCTGAGTTTTATACCCAAGCACTAGGCGGGGAGATCCTGTCCGTACAAACGCATGGTGAGATTCCCGGAACCAAGGAAGAGCTTAAAGACAAGGTCATGCATCTTAGTCTGGTAGCCGGAGGCATTCCAATCTTTATGTCGGACTCCATATTCCAAACCCTGGAGCGCGGGAACGGGATTCACCTGAGCCTGTCGTTTGAGAGCGATGCTGAAGCGCATGAAGCTTTTGACCGCTTGGCCCAAGGTGGTAAGGTGCTTGATCCGCTGAAGACTCAATTCTGGGGAGCGCTGTTCGGGTTGCTGGAAGACAAGTTCGGCGTATTGTGGCAGGTAACGACCGAAGTCCAAGGCAATTA